Proteins from a genomic interval of Benincasa hispida cultivar B227 chromosome 7, ASM972705v1, whole genome shotgun sequence:
- the LOC120082206 gene encoding pre-mRNA-processing factor 17 isoform X1, producing the protein MDLLQSYTDQNDDDGSPKQLTSSPEASPPRLLPSKTSAPKVDDTMLALTVANANQTLSKPIDPTQHLVAFNPTYDQLWAPIYGPSHPYAKDGIAQGMRNHKLGFVEDASIEPFVFDEQYNTFHKYGYAADPSASAGNNYIGDMEALQKNDAISVYNIPQHEQKKRKIEKKKEMNENEDVEEDLNTAEVDNPATDVWLMKNRKSPWSGKKEGLQTELTEEQKKYAEEYAKKKGEEKGGEKGEVTADKSTFHGKEERDYQGRSWIAPPKDAKATNDHCYIPKRLVHTWSGHTKGVSAIRFFPKHGHLILSAGMDTKVKIWDVFNSGKCMRTYMGHSQAVRDISFCNDGSKFLTAGYDKKIKYWDTETGQVISTFSTGKIPYVVKLNPDDDKQNILLAGMSDKKIVQWDMNTGQITQEYDQHLGAVNTITFVDNNRRFVTSSDDKSLRVWEFGIPVVIKYISEPHMHSMPSISVHPNTNWLAAQSLDNQILIYSTRERFQLNKKKRFAGHIVAGYACQVNFSPDGRFVMSGDGEGKCWFWDWKTCKVFRTLKCHEGVCIGCEWHPLEQSKVATCGWDGLIKYWD; encoded by the exons ATGGATCTTCTCCAGTCATACACAGATCAAAACGACGATGACGGAAGCCCTAAACAGCTTACATCTTCACCAGAAGCCTCTCCGCCTCGGCTTCTCCCCTCCAAAACCTCGGCGCCTAAGGTCGATGATACAATGTTAGCCCTCACGGTGGCCAACGCCAACCAGACCCTTTCGAAGCCGATAGACCCAACTCAACATCTCGTTGCCTTCAACCCCACTTACGACCAACTCTGGGCGCCCATTTACGGCCCATCTCATCCCTATGCCAAGGATGGCATTGCACAAGGCATGCGAAACCACAAGCTAGGTTTCGTGGAGGATGCGTCCATTGAACCATTTGTCTTCGATGAGCAGTACAACACTTTCCATAAATATGGATACGCTGCTGACCCATCAGCTTCTGCTGGGAACAATTACATTGGGGATATGGAGGCTTTGCAGAAGAATGATGCCATATCCGTGTATAACATTCCACAGCACGAGCAAAAGAAGCGGaagattgagaaaaagaaagaaatgaatgaGAATGAAGATGTAGAAGAGGACTTGAACACGGCTGAAGTTGATAATCCAGCCACTGATGTGTGGTTGATGAAGAATAGGAAGAGTCCATGGTCTGGAAAGAAGGAAGGTCTTCAAACTGAGCTAACTGAGGAGCAAAAGAAATATGCAGAAGAGTATGCAAAGAAGAAAGGTGAAGAGAAAGGTGGTGAGAAGGGAGAAGTTACAGCGGATAAGAGTACTTTTCATGGTAAAGAGGAGAGGGATTACCAGGGTAGATCTTGGATTGCACCCCCGAAAGATGCAAAGGCTACAAATGATCATTGTTATATACCAAAAAGATTGGTGCATACATGGAGCGGGCACACAAAGGGTGTATCTGCTATTAGGTTCTTCCCTAAACATGGCCATTTGATTCTTTCTGCTGGTATGGATACCAAGGTTAAGATATGGGATGTGTTCAATTCTGGTAAATGTATGAGAACCTACATGGGTCACTCTCAGGCAGTTCGGGACATTTCATTTTGTAATGATGGATCTAAGTTTTTGACTGCTGGATATGATAAAAAGATTAAGTATTGGGATACAGAAACAGGGCAAGTGATATCAACCTTCTCCACCGGGAAAATTCCTTATGTAGTTAAGCTTAATCCTGACGATGATAAGCAGAATATCTTGCTGGCAGGGATGAGTGATAAGAAGATCGTTCAGTGGGATATGAACACAGGACAGATTACACAAGAGTATGATCAACATTTAGGAGCAGTGAATACCATTACATTTGTAGACAATAATAGGAGGTTTGTTACATCAAGTGATGACAAGTCTCTCCGTGTTTGGGAATTTGGAATTCCtgttgttattaaatatattagtgAGCCTCACATGCATTCCATGCCCTCCATTTCTGTACATCCCAATACTAATTGGCTCGCAGCACAGAGTTTAGACAATCAGATTCTTATTTATAGCACTAGGGAGAGATTTCAGCTAAACAAGAAAAAGAGGTTTGCTGGGCACATTGTGGCAGGATACGCTTGTCAGGTTAACTTCTCTCCAGATGGGCGTTTTGTTATGTCTGGTGATGGTGAGGGTAAGTGCTGGTTTTGGGACTGGAAAACCTGCAAGGTATTCAGAACTCTCAAGTGTCACGAAGGTGTATGCATTGGGTGTGAGTGGCATCCATTGGAACAAAGTAAAGTAGCAACGTGCGGCTGGGATGGGCTGATAAAGTATTG GGACTAG
- the LOC120082206 gene encoding pre-mRNA-processing factor 17 isoform X2 has translation MDLLQSYTDQNDDDGSPKQLTSSPEASPPRLLPSKTSAPKVDDTMLALTVANANQTLSKPIDPTQHLVAFNPTYDQLWAPIYGPSHPYAKDGIAQGMRNHKLGFVEDASIEPFVFDEQYNTFHKYGYAADPSASAGNNYIGDMEALQKNDAISVYNIPQHEQKKRKIEKKKEMNENEDVEEDLNTAEVDNPATDVWLMKNRKSPWSGKKEGLQTELTEEQKKYAEEYAKKKGEEKGGEKGEVTADKSTFHGKEERDYQGRSWIAPPKDAKATNDHCYIPKRLVHTWSGHTKGVSAIRFFPKHGHLILSAGMDTKVKIWDVFNSGKCMRTYMGHSQAVRDISFCNDGSKFLTAGYDKKIKYWDTETGQVISTFSTGKIPYVVKLNPDDDKQNILLAGMSDKKIVQWDMNTGQITQEYDQHLGAVNTITFVDNNRRFVTSSDDKSLRVWEFGIPVVIKYISEPHMHSMPSISVHPNTNWLAAQSLDNQILIYSTRERFQLNKKKRFAGHIVAGYACQVNFSPDGRFVMSGDGEGKCWFWDWKTCKVFRTLKCHEGVCIGCEWHPLEQSKVATCGWDGLIKYW, from the coding sequence ATGGATCTTCTCCAGTCATACACAGATCAAAACGACGATGACGGAAGCCCTAAACAGCTTACATCTTCACCAGAAGCCTCTCCGCCTCGGCTTCTCCCCTCCAAAACCTCGGCGCCTAAGGTCGATGATACAATGTTAGCCCTCACGGTGGCCAACGCCAACCAGACCCTTTCGAAGCCGATAGACCCAACTCAACATCTCGTTGCCTTCAACCCCACTTACGACCAACTCTGGGCGCCCATTTACGGCCCATCTCATCCCTATGCCAAGGATGGCATTGCACAAGGCATGCGAAACCACAAGCTAGGTTTCGTGGAGGATGCGTCCATTGAACCATTTGTCTTCGATGAGCAGTACAACACTTTCCATAAATATGGATACGCTGCTGACCCATCAGCTTCTGCTGGGAACAATTACATTGGGGATATGGAGGCTTTGCAGAAGAATGATGCCATATCCGTGTATAACATTCCACAGCACGAGCAAAAGAAGCGGaagattgagaaaaagaaagaaatgaatgaGAATGAAGATGTAGAAGAGGACTTGAACACGGCTGAAGTTGATAATCCAGCCACTGATGTGTGGTTGATGAAGAATAGGAAGAGTCCATGGTCTGGAAAGAAGGAAGGTCTTCAAACTGAGCTAACTGAGGAGCAAAAGAAATATGCAGAAGAGTATGCAAAGAAGAAAGGTGAAGAGAAAGGTGGTGAGAAGGGAGAAGTTACAGCGGATAAGAGTACTTTTCATGGTAAAGAGGAGAGGGATTACCAGGGTAGATCTTGGATTGCACCCCCGAAAGATGCAAAGGCTACAAATGATCATTGTTATATACCAAAAAGATTGGTGCATACATGGAGCGGGCACACAAAGGGTGTATCTGCTATTAGGTTCTTCCCTAAACATGGCCATTTGATTCTTTCTGCTGGTATGGATACCAAGGTTAAGATATGGGATGTGTTCAATTCTGGTAAATGTATGAGAACCTACATGGGTCACTCTCAGGCAGTTCGGGACATTTCATTTTGTAATGATGGATCTAAGTTTTTGACTGCTGGATATGATAAAAAGATTAAGTATTGGGATACAGAAACAGGGCAAGTGATATCAACCTTCTCCACCGGGAAAATTCCTTATGTAGTTAAGCTTAATCCTGACGATGATAAGCAGAATATCTTGCTGGCAGGGATGAGTGATAAGAAGATCGTTCAGTGGGATATGAACACAGGACAGATTACACAAGAGTATGATCAACATTTAGGAGCAGTGAATACCATTACATTTGTAGACAATAATAGGAGGTTTGTTACATCAAGTGATGACAAGTCTCTCCGTGTTTGGGAATTTGGAATTCCtgttgttattaaatatattagtgAGCCTCACATGCATTCCATGCCCTCCATTTCTGTACATCCCAATACTAATTGGCTCGCAGCACAGAGTTTAGACAATCAGATTCTTATTTATAGCACTAGGGAGAGATTTCAGCTAAACAAGAAAAAGAGGTTTGCTGGGCACATTGTGGCAGGATACGCTTGTCAGGTTAACTTCTCTCCAGATGGGCGTTTTGTTATGTCTGGTGATGGTGAGGGTAAGTGCTGGTTTTGGGACTGGAAAACCTGCAAGGTATTCAGAACTCTCAAGTGTCACGAAGGTGTATGCATTGGGTGTGAGTGGCATCCATTGGAACAAAGTAAAGTAGCAACGTGCGGCTGGGATGGGCTGATAAAGTATTGGTAA
- the LOC120081117 gene encoding uncharacterized protein LOC120081117, with amino-acid sequence MATTALGEVLRERSVYKSCGKRHWGYCLIGMGTCFRCKQARHTADQCPSSSFASVGVQPLSSHKGSSSQQQQQGRVYATNRREAEHLGIVLIGTLPILGHYALALFDFGLSHSFISSLFVKHAMLVLEPLGYVLSVSTPSGEIMLACEKIKACQLEIANCTLDVTLIVLDMRDFDVILGMDWLVANHASIRKPVLS; translated from the coding sequence ATGGCAACTACTGCTTTAGGAGAAGTTTTGAGGGAAAGATCAGTGTACAAGTCATGTGGAAAGCGTCATTGGGGATACTGTCTGATTGGCATGGGGACTTGCTTCAGATGTAAGCAGGCAAGACATACGGCGGACCAATGCCCTAGTAGTAGTTTCGCAAGTGTAGGGGTTCAGCCCCTAAGTTCGCATAAGGGTAGCTCAAGTCAACAGCAGCAGCAGGGTCGGGTCTATGCCACCAATCGTCGAGAAGCTGAGCATTTGGGAATAGTATTGATAGGTACGCTCCCAATCTTAGGGCATTATGCCTTGGCATTATTTGACTTTGGCTTGTCTCACTCTTTCATTTCATCGTTGTTTGTAAAGCATGCTATGCTAGTTTTAGAACCCTTGGGTTATGTTTTATCAGTATCTACACCGTCAGGAGAAATTATGTTAGCATGTGAAAAGATAAAAGCGTGTCAGTTAGAAATAGCGAACTGCACCCTTGATGTGACTTTAATAGTGTTAGACATGCGTGACTTTGATGTGATTCTGGGCATGGATTGGTTGGTTGCCAATCATGCTAGCATAAGGAAGCCCGTTTTAAGTTGA